The Anaeromyxobacter sp. Fw109-5 genomic interval AGAAGACGATGGCCGGGATCCTGCGCTCGTAGGCGCGGTCGAACACGCGCGTCACCTTCTCGCCGACCACCGAGCCCATGGAGCCGCCCATGAACTCGAACGCGAAGGAGCCGATGGAGACCTGCTGGCCGCCGATGGCGCCCACGCCGGAGATGAAGGCGTCTCGCAGCCCGGTGCTCTTGAAGGTCCCCTTGAGCCGATCCCGGTACCTCTTCGAGTCCACGAAGCCGAGCGGGTCCTGGGGAGTGAGCTCGGCGTCGAGCTCCTCGAACGAGCCATCGTCGAGGACCAGCTCCAGGCGCCGCCGGATGGGGAGCGCCTCGTGCTGGCCGCACGACGGGCACACGTTCCACTCGCGCTCCAGCTCGGCGCGCGCGACGACGTTCTCGCACCCCGCGCACTTGTGCCAGATGCCCTCGCCCTTGGCGAGCGGGGGCGGGGGGGAGGCGGGCGTCGACTCCTTCGCCTTCACCTTCTTCTGCTTGGAGAACCAGGCCATTTGCGGTGGGTGACCTCGCGAGGGAGACGTGGGCTTAGCCGACCTTCCGCGCCGGTGTCAACGAACCGCCTGCGACGCGCCGCGGCACGGGCGCGGTCGAAAACTGGCGATGACGGATCGCTCCGCTACGATGCCCGTCAAGCACTCCGAGCGAAGGCTGCTCCCCGATGCGCCTCACCACCGTCCTCCTCGCCGCCCTGCTGCTCCTCGCGGTCGCCCTCTAGCGACCCGCGCAGCCCGCGCCCGCGCCTCAGGGCGCCGCGCCTCCCCACGTGTCACCTGGCTCCTGGCCGCCGGGCCCGTATCGTGCGCCGAGCGGGCTTGCGGCCGTCGCGCGGTCGCGATAAGGGCCCGCCATGTCCCTCACCTATCGCGACGCGGGCGTCGACATCGACGAGGGCGACCGCCTCGTCGAGCTCATCAAGCCCCATGCCCGCCCCACCCTCCGCCCGGAGGTCCTCGCCGGGATCGGCGGCTTCGGGGGGCTGTTCGCGCTCGACGTGAAGAAGTACCGCGAGCCGGTGCTCGTCTCCGGCACGGACGGGGTCGGGACGAAGCTCAAGGTCGCCTTCGCGGCGAACCGGCACGACACCATCGGCATCGACCTCGTGGCGATGTGCGTGAACGACGTGGCGGTCGTGGGCGCCGAGCCGCTCTTCTTCCTCGACTACTTCGGGACCGGCAAGCTCTCGGCCGAGCAGGGCGCCGAGGTGGTGAAGGGCATCGCCGAGGGCTGCCGCCAGGCGGGCTGCGCCCTCATCGGCGGCGAGACCGCGGAGCTCCCGGGCTTCTACGCGCCGGGCGAGTACGACCTCGCCGGCTTCGCGGTGGGCTGCGTGGAGCGGTCTCGGATCGTGGACGGGAAGGGCGTCGCGCCGGGCGACGTCGTCGTCGGGGTGGCGTCCACGGGGCTCCACTCGAACGGCTACTCGCTCGCGCGCAAGGCGCTCATGGACCGCCACCCGCTCGACCGGCGCTTCGACGGCCTCGGCGGTCGGACGCTCGGGGAGGCGCTCCTCGAGCCCACCCGGATCTACGCTAAGGACGTCCTCGCGCTGCTGGACGCGGTGCCGGTCAAGGCGTTCTCCCACATCACCGGGGGAGGCCTGCCCGGCAACGTCCCGCGCACCCTCCCCGACGGCACCCGCGCCGTGCTCGAGGAGAAGCGCTGGCCGCGGCCCGCGATCTTCGATCTCGTCGAGCGCGAAGGGGGGGTCCCGCGCGACGAGATGTACCGGACCTTCAACATGGGGCTGGGGCTCGTGGCGGTGGTCGCCCCGGGGGACGAGGCGGCCGCGCACGCCGCGCTGCGCGCCCGCGGGCTCGACGCCTGGACCGTCGGGCAGATCGAGGTGGGCACCGGCGAGGCGACCTGCGAGGTGGTGCGGTGATCCGGGTCGGCGTCCTCGCCTCGGGCGGCGGCACGAACCTGCAGGCGATCCTGGACGCGTGCGGGGCCGGGGGCGCCGCGCGCCGCATCGACGCCGAGGTCGCGGTGGTGGTGTCGAACGTCCCGACCGCCGGCGCGCTCGATCGGGCGCGTCGCGCGGGGGTCGCGACCGAGGTCCTCCCGTCCAAGGGCGTCGCGGATCGGGAGGCCTACGACCTCGCGCTGGTCGAGGTCCTGCGCGCGCATCGCGTCGAGGTGGTGTGCCTCGCCGGCTACATGCGCCTCGTCACCCCTGCCTTCCTCCGCGCCTTCGGCCCGACCTCCGGGTCGCGCGGCTGCCCGCGCGTGCTGAACGTCCACCCTGGCCTCTTGCCGAGCTTCCCCGGGCTCCACGCGCAGCGGCAGTGCGTCGAGTACGGCGCGCGCTTCGCCGGCTGCACCGTGCACTTCGTGGACGAGGGGACCGACACCGGCCCGGTCATCGCGCAGGCGGTCGTGCCGGTGCTGCCGGACGACGACGACGCGGCGCTCGCCGCGCGCATCCTCCAGCAGGAGCACCGGCTCTATCCGCAGGCCATCCAGTGGCTGTCGGAGGGGCGGCTCTCCGTCGAGGGGCGCCGCGTGCGCGTGGACGGCGCGCGCGCCGCGCCCGCGGCGCCGGTCACGAACCCGGTCGTCGAGCTCGGCTGAGGTCGCGCCGCGCGACGCGCAGGGGCCCACGACGGCAGCGGTGAGCCGTTGCCAGCGGTGGGGCCCCAGCTGCTCCGCTGCCGGGGCGGGGCGCAGCCCCCGTCCAACTGATCCGTTTGGCGTCCGGCCGAACCCGAGTAGACTGCCACGCCCGTGGCGCAGACCTTCCGTCCCCCCGCAACCCAGCGCATCTACGACGTCTGCGTCGTCGGCTCGCAGCTCGGCGGCGTCGTCGCCGGCGCCCTGCTCGCCCGGCGCGGCCTCCGCGTCTTGCACGTCGCGCACGACGACCCGGGCTTCCACTACGCCGATCACGGCTACGTCCTGCCGTTCGGCCCGGCGGTCGTCCCCTCCCCGCGCCAGCTGCCGAGCGCCGAGGCGGTCCTCTCCGAGCTGGGCCTGGCGACGGACTTCTCGCGCGCGCTCGTCCCCTCGGATCCGGACCTCCAGCTCCTCCTGCCGAAGCACCGCGCCGACCTCTCGCGCGACCCCGCGGTGCTGCGCATCGAGCTGCGCCGCGAGTGGCCGCAGGAGGCCGAGGCGCTCGAGGCCTCCTTCGCGAAGCTCGGCACGCTCTTCGACTTCGCCGGGTTCTTCCTGCGCGCGGCGCCGCCGCTCCCGCCCGACGGCTTCATCGAGCGCCGCGAGGTGAAGAAGGCCATCAAGCTCGCCTCG includes:
- the purM gene encoding phosphoribosylformylglycinamidine cyclo-ligase, with the protein product MSLTYRDAGVDIDEGDRLVELIKPHARPTLRPEVLAGIGGFGGLFALDVKKYREPVLVSGTDGVGTKLKVAFAANRHDTIGIDLVAMCVNDVAVVGAEPLFFLDYFGTGKLSAEQGAEVVKGIAEGCRQAGCALIGGETAELPGFYAPGEYDLAGFAVGCVERSRIVDGKGVAPGDVVVGVASTGLHSNGYSLARKALMDRHPLDRRFDGLGGRTLGEALLEPTRIYAKDVLALLDAVPVKAFSHITGGGLPGNVPRTLPDGTRAVLEEKRWPRPAIFDLVEREGGVPRDEMYRTFNMGLGLVAVVAPGDEAAAHAALRARGLDAWTVGQIEVGTGEATCEVVR
- the accD gene encoding acetyl-CoA carboxylase, carboxyltransferase subunit beta, with the translated sequence MAWFSKQKKVKAKESTPASPPPPLAKGEGIWHKCAGCENVVARAELEREWNVCPSCGQHEALPIRRRLELVLDDGSFEELDAELTPQDPLGFVDSKRYRDRLKGTFKSTGLRDAFISGVGAIGGQQVSIGSFAFEFMGGSMGSVVGEKVTRVFDRAYERRIPAIVFSSTGGARMQEGIFSLMQMAKTSAALHRFRSVRKPYVSVMLHPTTGGVAASFAWLGDVVIAEPKALIGFAGPRVIEQTIREKLPPGFQRSEFLLEHGMIDAIVHRHDMRDRLGQLMSLLG
- the purN gene encoding phosphoribosylglycinamide formyltransferase codes for the protein MIRVGVLASGGGTNLQAILDACGAGGAARRIDAEVAVVVSNVPTAGALDRARRAGVATEVLPSKGVADREAYDLALVEVLRAHRVEVVCLAGYMRLVTPAFLRAFGPTSGSRGCPRVLNVHPGLLPSFPGLHAQRQCVEYGARFAGCTVHFVDEGTDTGPVIAQAVVPVLPDDDDAALAARILQQEHRLYPQAIQWLSEGRLSVEGRRVRVDGARAAPAAPVTNPVVELG